From a single Cyclobacterium marinum DSM 745 genomic region:
- a CDS encoding SusC/RagA family TonB-linked outer membrane protein, which produces MKKLYYLLIMIWCSAIFTAQAQTVIKGTVYGAADELPVPGAAVVPSGNTNQGTITDMDGNFSLEVSDRSGTVTISFIGMQSQTLDYEGNATLKVYLEESLLDMDEVVMIGYGTSRRENLTSSVSSVSGLDKINSRPVTNLNDFLQGSVPGVTVLQQGGDPSQEGLIVIRGIGSLSDERPLTVVDGMPYYGPPINPNDIESVSILKDASAAAIYGAQAASGVIVIKTKEGAYGKPVVTFDVYSGIQQASNLPTPLNAQQQADVYNLAADNAGAARQAAHDASQNPWGQVTRTNWMEEIFRSASVHSANVNISGASETANYMGSFGYLNKEGLLQGTEFERYAFRLKTDFHLSDKVTIGENIYFTRSNSVGTNSSSSYSGSIISALYMPSAAPVYDENGVFHGVVPYELSQFAGTYGDVYNPMGLLLRPTTNNPVSNLNSNTYLNYEIIPGLSFRSTFSYNLNMSNSKQFNPRIPELGRTNLQNYLYQGNSNTQRWIWDNQVSFQRRFGLHDLNVTAVYSSQFTKSESYFQEGRGFSSEEPFNQYMSNAEEFMTPTTGVYEDALTSAIGRVMYNYDDKYFISGSVRRDETSRLAIQNQSSVFPAVSGAWKISGEDFFNMPSVNILKLRASWGQIGNINSVGYYSFDVPLGTQTVILGQDASLDYRAVYANRQSNPDLKWEISESTNIGLDAGLFDNKIDLTLDYFVKTTKGMILPGLEDLHQGTTAADVNGGEVRNSGLEFSAGYFTQVGELNIAARGNFSVINNELINLDGYNNSNINFIAHSDEVRSTLYPYRSEVGQSLYSTFLVPYEGIFQNQAEIDAHVKDGTLIQPNAQPGDFKFTDVNDDGKITDEDKVFMESYLPDFTYGFNLSLDYKRFDLSMILQGVAGVKVFNGYKYTALNASQSGYNLDNRVLDAWTPENTDTDIPRLSTKDDNRNFGTASSWYLEEASYLRMKNLTIGYTLPQQLLQKVGKDSSLRVYFSTENLFTITKYSGMDPEVGGKGMDVGRYPLPKTFTAGLSLTL; this is translated from the coding sequence ATGAAAAAACTTTATTATTTGTTAATCATGATATGGTGCAGTGCCATATTTACTGCACAGGCACAAACCGTAATTAAAGGTACGGTGTATGGGGCAGCAGATGAGCTTCCTGTGCCCGGCGCTGCGGTGGTGCCAAGTGGAAATACAAATCAAGGTACCATTACAGATATGGATGGAAACTTTTCACTTGAAGTGAGTGATCGTTCAGGAACCGTCACCATATCTTTTATTGGGATGCAGTCTCAAACCCTCGATTATGAAGGAAATGCAACCTTGAAGGTTTATTTGGAAGAATCTCTTTTAGATATGGATGAGGTTGTAATGATTGGTTATGGTACTTCCAGAAGAGAAAACCTAACCTCTTCAGTTTCCTCAGTATCCGGGCTTGATAAAATTAATAGTAGGCCGGTAACTAATCTAAATGACTTTTTGCAAGGTAGTGTGCCTGGTGTTACAGTTCTTCAGCAAGGTGGAGACCCATCCCAAGAAGGCTTGATAGTAATCCGTGGAATTGGATCTCTTTCCGATGAAAGACCTTTAACGGTTGTAGACGGCATGCCTTATTATGGTCCTCCAATCAATCCGAATGACATTGAATCAGTATCTATTTTGAAAGATGCTTCAGCAGCGGCTATCTATGGTGCGCAAGCTGCATCAGGAGTTATCGTTATCAAGACCAAAGAAGGAGCCTATGGCAAACCTGTCGTTACCTTTGATGTTTATTCTGGCATCCAGCAAGCAAGTAATCTTCCCACGCCATTAAATGCTCAGCAACAAGCAGATGTGTACAATTTGGCAGCAGACAATGCAGGAGCAGCACGTCAGGCAGCACATGATGCCAGCCAAAACCCTTGGGGACAGGTTACGCGCACCAACTGGATGGAAGAGATTTTTAGATCAGCATCTGTTCATAGTGCCAATGTAAATATTAGCGGTGCCAGTGAAACTGCTAATTATATGGGGTCTTTTGGATACCTTAATAAAGAAGGACTTCTTCAAGGTACAGAATTTGAAAGGTATGCATTTAGGTTGAAAACAGATTTTCACCTATCTGATAAAGTTACCATCGGAGAAAATATCTATTTTACCCGATCCAACTCAGTGGGGACAAACTCAAGCAGTTCTTATTCAGGCAGTATAATTAGTGCTTTGTATATGCCATCTGCAGCTCCGGTTTATGATGAAAATGGTGTTTTTCATGGAGTAGTACCTTACGAATTATCTCAATTTGCCGGAACTTATGGAGATGTATACAACCCTATGGGGCTGCTATTGAGACCTACCACTAATAATCCGGTTTCAAATTTGAACTCAAATACCTATTTAAATTATGAAATTATTCCGGGTTTATCCTTCAGGAGTACTTTTAGCTATAATTTAAATATGTCCAATAGTAAACAATTTAATCCTAGAATTCCTGAATTAGGTAGGACCAATCTTCAAAATTATCTTTATCAAGGAAATTCGAATACCCAAAGGTGGATTTGGGACAACCAAGTGTCTTTTCAGAGAAGATTTGGTCTTCATGATTTGAATGTGACCGCTGTTTATTCTTCTCAATTTACTAAAAGTGAGTCTTATTTTCAGGAAGGCAGAGGCTTTAGCAGTGAGGAGCCTTTTAACCAATACATGAGCAATGCCGAAGAGTTCATGACTCCGACTACCGGTGTTTATGAAGATGCTTTGACCTCAGCAATTGGTAGGGTAATGTACAATTACGATGATAAATACTTTATTTCAGGTAGTGTAAGGAGAGACGAAACTTCACGATTGGCTATTCAAAATCAGTCAAGTGTATTCCCTGCGGTTTCAGGAGCTTGGAAAATTTCAGGTGAAGATTTTTTCAATATGCCATCTGTAAATATTTTGAAATTAAGGGCTTCATGGGGTCAAATAGGAAATATTAACTCTGTAGGCTATTACTCTTTTGATGTTCCTCTAGGTACACAAACCGTTATATTGGGACAAGATGCTTCCCTTGATTACAGGGCAGTATACGCTAACAGACAATCCAATCCTGACCTGAAATGGGAGATTTCAGAATCAACCAATATTGGATTAGATGCAGGTTTGTTTGACAATAAAATTGACCTGACCTTGGATTACTTTGTGAAAACGACGAAGGGGATGATTCTTCCCGGATTAGAAGATTTGCATCAGGGAACCACTGCAGCTGATGTGAATGGTGGAGAGGTAAGAAATTCAGGTCTGGAATTTTCAGCCGGATATTTTACTCAGGTTGGAGAATTGAATATCGCTGCAAGAGGTAATTTCAGTGTGATCAATAATGAGCTAATAAATCTTGATGGTTACAATAATAGTAATATAAATTTTATCGCCCACAGTGATGAAGTAAGAAGCACTCTTTATCCTTACAGATCAGAAGTGGGGCAGTCATTGTATTCTACATTCTTGGTTCCTTACGAAGGAATCTTCCAAAACCAAGCGGAAATTGATGCCCATGTAAAAGATGGTACATTGATTCAGCCAAATGCCCAGCCGGGAGATTTTAAGTTTACGGATGTGAATGATGATGGTAAAATTACTGACGAAGACAAGGTGTTTATGGAGAGCTACCTACCGGACTTTACCTATGGTTTCAATTTAAGCCTAGATTATAAAAGGTTTGATTTGAGTATGATCTTGCAGGGAGTAGCAGGAGTGAAAGTTTTCAATGGCTACAAATATACTGCATTAAATGCTTCTCAATCAGGATATAACCTAGACAATAGGGTGCTAGATGCTTGGACTCCTGAAAATACCGATACAGACATACCTAGGTTGTCAACCAAAGATGATAATAGAAATTTCGGTACTGCCTCAAGCTGGTATTTGGAAGAAGCTTCTTATTTAAGAATGAAAAACCTTACCATAGGTTATACACTGCCTCAACAATTGCTGCAGAAAGTTGGAAAAGACAGTAGTCTTAGGGTTTATTTCTCTACAGAGAATTTATTTACAATCACTAAATATTCGGGCATGGATCCGGAAGTTGGTGGTAAAGGGATGGACGTGGGGCGTTATCCACTGCCTAAAACATTTACAGCAGGTCTTTCTCTTACCCTTTAA
- a CDS encoding TonB-dependent receptor domain-containing protein encodes MKNISLLCLLLTFLAIQPTFSQSFNFGEIQGRVIDEDGGNPLGFATINVFTLETEGKKLINGGITTEDGSFSIGLPQGEFNVLVEFMGYKATEINSININRENRKLVLGEISLSADTESLDEVVVQGEKTLMELSLDKRIFNVGKDLSNAGRTANDILMNLPSISVDPEGGVSLRGSSNVRILIDGKPSGLVSFKGSSGLQQLPASMIETVEVITNPSARYEAEGMAGVINIILKKENTQGFNASFEGTVGNPENFGLAANLNYRHKKINWFINYGVAYRKTPREGTIDQEVSNDDTTFYSHQTTTGTVNGINNNIRAGLDYFFNENSILTGSYLWRRSDSRRLTNIRYNDYEMEGGPLQSYTLRTQDEDEKEPNSEFNLRYKRSFEQSGHELTGAITYLDYWENSDQVYTQDGYTPSGSPIAGASIYQTSVNDEFDRQWLFQLDYSKPIGKEGNFETGFRSSFRNMENDFIVSQRLESGDFEALPGLDDIFLYDENIHAAYAIMGNKHEKFSYQGGLRAEYTDVTTTLVNSNEINPRDYANLFPSAHFTYNLSQDDAFQMSYSRRIRRPVYNDLSPFMTFSDARNFFSGNPDLNPEYTDAFELGHIKYMDKGSIFSTIYYRDTKDKIERIRSVDAEGNSTTIPENLLGEQSMGFEFTTDYVPIDWWKLDANFNFFYAKVDGSNVLDTYTADTYSWFTRLTSRFTFANGLDLQVRGNYEGRRKVAQGVQKAMAFMDISASKDIMKGRGTLILNVLDVFNSRRNRYLFEGPGFKTVGDIFPRKRQINLTLNYRIKQSKDQSKSKLMGAE; translated from the coding sequence ATGAAAAACATTAGCCTATTATGCCTATTGCTAACATTTTTAGCTATCCAGCCTACTTTTTCTCAATCTTTCAATTTTGGAGAAATTCAAGGAAGAGTTATTGATGAGGATGGAGGCAACCCATTAGGATTTGCCACCATTAATGTTTTCACTCTAGAAACCGAGGGTAAAAAACTAATCAATGGGGGGATCACCACTGAAGATGGAAGCTTTTCCATTGGACTTCCACAAGGAGAATTCAATGTTTTGGTTGAATTTATGGGGTATAAAGCCACAGAGATCAATAGCATCAATATTAATAGAGAGAACAGAAAACTTGTCCTTGGTGAGATTAGTTTATCCGCAGACACGGAAAGTTTGGATGAAGTGGTTGTACAAGGAGAAAAAACCCTGATGGAATTATCTTTGGATAAAAGGATTTTCAATGTTGGAAAGGACTTGTCCAATGCCGGTAGAACGGCGAACGATATTTTAATGAATCTACCTTCAATATCGGTAGACCCTGAAGGTGGTGTTAGCTTAAGAGGTTCTAGTAATGTTAGAATTTTAATTGACGGAAAACCTTCAGGATTGGTCAGTTTTAAAGGAAGTAGTGGATTGCAACAGTTGCCTGCCAGTATGATAGAAACAGTGGAAGTCATCACCAATCCTTCTGCTCGTTATGAAGCTGAAGGTATGGCAGGGGTAATCAACATCATATTGAAAAAGGAAAATACACAAGGTTTTAACGCATCTTTTGAAGGCACTGTAGGAAATCCCGAAAACTTTGGTCTCGCAGCCAACCTTAATTACCGGCACAAAAAGATCAATTGGTTTATCAACTATGGAGTAGCTTACAGAAAAACTCCTCGGGAGGGCACCATCGATCAGGAAGTAAGCAACGATGACACCACCTTTTATTCCCATCAAACCACCACAGGCACCGTCAATGGAATCAATAATAATATTCGCGCCGGTTTAGATTATTTCTTCAATGAAAACAGTATTCTTACAGGTTCATATCTATGGAGGCGAAGTGATTCAAGAAGATTAACCAATATTAGGTACAACGATTATGAAATGGAAGGAGGGCCTCTACAAAGCTATACCCTACGTACTCAAGATGAGGATGAAAAGGAGCCTAATTCCGAATTTAACCTTAGGTATAAACGTAGTTTCGAACAAAGTGGGCATGAATTAACCGGTGCCATCACTTATTTGGATTATTGGGAAAATTCAGATCAAGTTTATACCCAAGACGGTTATACACCATCCGGCAGTCCAATTGCCGGTGCATCTATTTACCAAACATCTGTCAACGATGAGTTTGACAGGCAGTGGCTTTTTCAATTGGATTATTCAAAGCCTATTGGTAAGGAGGGAAATTTTGAAACCGGATTCAGAAGCAGTTTCAGAAACATGGAGAATGATTTTATTGTGAGTCAAAGATTGGAATCTGGTGATTTTGAAGCCCTTCCCGGCTTGGATGACATCTTTCTTTATGATGAAAACATTCATGCAGCTTATGCCATAATGGGTAATAAACATGAGAAATTTTCTTATCAGGGAGGACTACGTGCGGAATACACTGATGTTACCACCACCTTGGTAAACTCAAATGAAATTAACCCAAGGGATTATGCCAACCTCTTCCCTTCTGCTCATTTTACCTACAATCTCAGTCAGGACGATGCTTTTCAGATGAGTTATAGTAGAAGAATCAGGAGACCTGTTTATAACGACTTGAGTCCGTTTATGACTTTTTCTGATGCGAGAAACTTTTTCAGTGGCAATCCGGATCTTAACCCTGAATATACTGATGCTTTCGAATTAGGCCATATCAAATACATGGACAAAGGTTCAATTTTTTCCACTATTTACTATAGAGACACCAAGGATAAAATTGAAAGAATAAGAAGTGTGGATGCTGAAGGAAATTCTACTACTATTCCGGAAAATTTATTAGGTGAGCAATCCATGGGTTTTGAATTTACTACAGATTACGTCCCTATTGACTGGTGGAAATTAGATGCAAACTTTAATTTTTTCTACGCCAAAGTAGACGGCAGTAACGTATTGGACACTTATACGGCAGACACTTACTCTTGGTTTACAAGACTCACCTCTAGATTCACCTTCGCTAACGGCTTGGATCTTCAGGTACGTGGAAATTATGAAGGCAGAAGAAAAGTGGCTCAAGGCGTACAAAAAGCGATGGCTTTTATGGATATATCGGCAAGTAAAGACATTATGAAAGGAAGGGGGACATTGATTCTTAATGTGTTGGATGTATTTAATTCAAGAAGAAATCGTTACCTATTTGAAGGTCCGGGTTTCAAAACAGTAGGGGATATTTTCCCTCGGAAAAGACAAATCAACCTTACATTAAATTATCGCATCAAACAATCTAAAGACCAAAGCAAGTCTAAGCTTATGGGTGCTGAATAA
- a CDS encoding DNA-3-methyladenine glycosylase I, which produces MSDYMHNQTQNFRCPWCLGFEDYIRYHDEEWGVPVYSDRTHFEFLVLESAQAGLSWATILKKRKGYAKAFKDFDYQKVAHFSEEDINNLIADPSIVRNRMKVEAAVINARRFIEVQEKYGTFTGFMLDFVDGKPIQNAWKNMQEVPATTDLSNKVAKELKNYGFKFLGSTTVYAHLQATGIVNDHLVQCFRHQEVKRMAK; this is translated from the coding sequence ATGAGCGATTACATGCACAATCAAACCCAAAATTTTCGTTGCCCTTGGTGTCTCGGGTTTGAAGATTATATCAGGTATCATGATGAAGAATGGGGAGTGCCGGTGTATAGTGATAGAACCCACTTTGAGTTTTTGGTGCTGGAAAGTGCTCAGGCCGGTTTAAGTTGGGCAACCATCTTAAAGAAAAGGAAAGGATATGCGAAAGCTTTCAAGGATTTTGATTACCAAAAGGTTGCACATTTTTCTGAGGAAGATATAAATAATTTAATTGCAGATCCAAGTATTGTTCGCAATCGGATGAAAGTTGAAGCAGCAGTGATCAATGCCCGTCGCTTCATAGAAGTTCAAGAAAAATACGGAACCTTTACCGGGTTTATGTTGGATTTTGTTGATGGTAAACCCATACAAAATGCTTGGAAAAATATGCAAGAAGTTCCAGCTACAACCGATTTGTCCAATAAAGTAGCTAAAGAGCTGAAGAATTATGGCTTTAAGTTTTTAGGAAGTACTACCGTGTACGCTCATTTACAAGCCACAGGCATAGTGAATGATCACCTGGTTCAATGTTTCCGACATCAGGAAGTGAAAAGAATGGCAAAATAG
- a CDS encoding Tll0287-like domain-containing protein yields the protein MMGLKYNWQIIGLSLIIGISSCNNGKKIDRALVDEVNKANEVKKLSEAEITTHAMEWGEEISMEAQKSLMGTLQKAIQEKGPEGAVSFCNVEALAITKEVADKYKVTIRRVSEKNRNPKNIPNATENELLDAYAYNSENKIENQANIQKIEDGQVLLFTKAITIPNGLCLNCHGQPGKDIQEGTAEKIKNLYPDDKAINYQVGDLRGMWSIALPKKEVVKGI from the coding sequence ATGATGGGCTTGAAATACAATTGGCAGATAATAGGACTTTCCCTGATTATTGGAATTAGCAGTTGCAATAATGGAAAAAAAATTGACAGGGCACTCGTGGATGAGGTAAATAAAGCAAATGAGGTAAAAAAGCTAAGTGAAGCTGAAATTACAACGCATGCCATGGAGTGGGGGGAGGAGATCAGTATGGAAGCCCAAAAATCCCTAATGGGTACATTGCAGAAAGCCATACAGGAAAAAGGTCCTGAAGGGGCAGTAAGCTTTTGTAATGTAGAAGCCCTTGCCATTACCAAAGAAGTGGCAGATAAATATAAAGTCACCATTAGAAGAGTTTCGGAAAAAAATCGAAACCCAAAGAATATTCCTAATGCAACAGAGAATGAATTACTGGATGCTTATGCCTATAACAGTGAAAATAAAATAGAGAATCAAGCCAATATCCAAAAAATTGAGGATGGACAGGTTTTGTTATTTACCAAAGCGATCACGATACCAAATGGTCTATGCCTCAATTGTCACGGGCAACCGGGGAAAGATATCCAAGAAGGGACGGCTGAAAAGATAAAAAATCTATACCCTGATGACAAGGCGATAAATTATCAAGTAGGTGATTTAAGAGGAATGTGGAGTATTGCCTTGCCTAAGAAAGAAGTCGTAAAAGGCATTTAA